A stretch of the Roseofilum capinflatum BLCC-M114 genome encodes the following:
- a CDS encoding pentapeptide repeat-containing protein encodes MVSTDYCDTAEQLGLHPGVDRPRLDAMQMDLSGIDLYQANLAAANLIGTNLNGANLSGVNLEGADLRGADLQGANLQGANLKGAYLNRSQLQKANLSTALLDDARLQLALYDSETQWPEDFDYRKSGAVGPKASLAGAFLNTANLRGADLRGANLRGAYLSGADLTAANLEEAALSGANLQKAFLTGANLRNARLNNTELQGVDFRCADLTGASFDQVQNIAGADFSQVKGLTEQVQSILCGRPAQELGTWNSFTRNSTAKSLGITFGT; translated from the coding sequence ATGGTTTCTACAGATTATTGCGACACTGCCGAGCAGCTCGGCCTGCATCCCGGAGTCGATCGCCCCAGACTAGACGCTATGCAAATGGATTTATCCGGCATAGACCTCTATCAAGCCAACTTAGCCGCAGCCAACTTGATTGGCACAAACCTGAACGGTGCTAACTTGAGTGGAGTCAACCTAGAAGGGGCAGATCTACGAGGAGCAGATCTACAGGGCGCAAACTTACAAGGCGCAAACCTCAAAGGTGCATACTTAAATCGATCGCAACTGCAAAAAGCAAATTTAAGCACCGCCCTCTTAGACGATGCCCGACTCCAACTCGCCCTCTACGACAGTGAAACCCAATGGCCAGAAGATTTTGACTATCGAAAATCAGGAGCAGTTGGCCCCAAAGCCAGTTTAGCCGGAGCCTTTTTAAATACCGCCAACCTCCGAGGGGCCGATCTCCGAGGGGCTAATTTGCGCGGCGCTTACCTGAGTGGAGCCGACTTAACCGCAGCCAATTTAGAAGAGGCAGCTTTAAGTGGAGCCAACTTACAAAAAGCCTTTTTAACCGGCGCTAATTTGCGTAATGCTCGCTTGAATAATACAGAATTACAAGGAGTCGATTTTCGCTGCGCCGACCTCACCGGAGCCAGTTTTGACCAAGTACAGAACATTGCCGGAGCCGACTTTAGTCAAGTTAAAGGCTTAACCGAGCAAGTCCAGAGTATTCTCTGTGGACGGCCGGCTCAAGAGTTAGGGACTTGGAATAGCTTTACCCGCAATAGCACAGCCAAAAGTTTAGGCATTACCTTCGGCACTTAA